From the Gallaecimonas mangrovi genome, one window contains:
- the aroB gene encoding 3-dehydroquinate synthase, translating to MIKLDVGLGDRSYPIQIGTGLHPSLKEHVSGRAVVIVSQEPLAQHLKTLLAFLGDAPKSVTAYPLPNGESAKNIGELEKIIGCLIEAGLGRDGLLIALGGGVVGDITGFAAACYQRGMDFIQLPTTLLSQVDSAVGGKTAVNHPLGKNLIGAFHQPKAVFVDLDWLDTLPDNEMSAGLAEIIKYGVIADPDFFTWLEANMAGLRSKNKALLAHAIARSLSIKAEVVAQDEREQGVRAHLNLGHTFGHAIEAHQGYGNWLHGEAVGVGMLMASELAKSRGMLDDEQIQRLYRLNRAAGLPLKGPAEMAPQTYLPLMMRDKKVLAGKLRLVLPIGLGQATVVSDATESEIVAAIATVQSANH from the coding sequence ATGATTAAGCTGGATGTAGGTCTTGGCGACCGGAGTTACCCCATACAGATTGGTACCGGCCTGCATCCCAGCCTAAAAGAGCATGTATCAGGGCGCGCTGTGGTTATTGTTAGCCAGGAGCCCCTTGCTCAACATCTTAAAACCTTACTGGCGTTTTTGGGTGATGCCCCAAAATCGGTCACCGCTTACCCGCTTCCCAATGGCGAAAGTGCTAAAAACATTGGCGAGCTGGAAAAGATAATCGGTTGTTTGATTGAAGCCGGCCTCGGCCGTGATGGCCTGTTGATAGCGCTGGGTGGTGGTGTGGTTGGTGATATTACCGGCTTCGCCGCTGCCTGCTATCAGCGCGGTATGGATTTTATTCAACTGCCCACCACCTTGTTGTCGCAGGTGGACTCGGCTGTTGGTGGTAAAACCGCCGTTAACCATCCCTTGGGTAAGAATCTTATCGGGGCCTTTCACCAACCCAAAGCCGTGTTTGTGGATTTGGACTGGTTGGATACGCTGCCCGATAACGAGATGTCGGCAGGCCTTGCCGAAATCATCAAATATGGCGTGATTGCCGACCCGGATTTCTTCACCTGGTTAGAAGCCAATATGGCAGGGCTTCGCAGTAAAAATAAAGCACTGCTAGCCCATGCCATTGCCCGTTCGCTGTCAATCAAGGCTGAGGTTGTCGCGCAAGACGAGCGCGAGCAAGGCGTGCGTGCCCACCTTAATCTTGGCCACACTTTTGGCCATGCTATTGAGGCTCACCAAGGATATGGTAACTGGCTGCATGGCGAAGCTGTGGGTGTGGGTATGCTAATGGCTAGCGAACTTGCTAAGTCCAGAGGGATGCTGGATGATGAACAAATCCAGCGCCTTTACCGCTTGAACCGTGCGGCAGGGTTACCATTAAAAGGCCCCGCTGAGATGGCACCACAAACCTACCTACCGCTGATGATGCGAGACAAAAAAGTGCTCGCAGGCAAGTTGCGGTTGGTATTGCCAATTGGCTTGGGTCAGGCCACAGTGGTTAGTGACGCCACTGAGTCTGAAATTGTGGCAGCTATCGCGACGGTTCAATCGGCCAATCACTGA
- a CDS encoding SPOR domain-containing protein — protein sequence MPNALEALLNRIQHLLHFGQDPVVVVEPDNADRGLLLNRLLDKLPDTLDVALLRYKKSPGIRKLRTDILSQWFSDPVINPDDTLADSYLRLSQQKANRLLVVDASTAVEAEIFRELLRLSQLTEDSIGLLVLAPNVAVVPKLDWQPIMLGSVNNTDMSPEVTSVKSRKPTLIIVAAAVVLAVVLFGAVYVFSPDNKPPQSQSVKLNLGDDTQPVGGFNVSPQPVANTLSDGSAPKQEDAKNTTAAPVSNEPSVPEMRKFIIHESDTPAPTGESTAVNSSTGGPASPAKKATTEPVASKTEPTSAQSTAKVEVKPVATKAAAEKAAPKPDVKPVSSWPDNVPDSHYALQLIAGQNAQKIEQAMAGQEVGNWYMVKTRRSGKVFYLVVQGNYASLAQANAAKATLPKRFRDAGAWPKRYDKIKAAIAAGKG from the coding sequence ATGCCAAACGCCTTGGAGGCCTTGCTAAACCGCATCCAGCACCTTCTGCATTTCGGTCAAGATCCGGTGGTCGTGGTGGAACCCGACAACGCCGACCGTGGTTTGCTACTCAATCGCCTGCTCGACAAACTGCCTGACACCTTGGATGTCGCGCTACTGCGTTATAAAAAGTCCCCTGGCATCCGTAAACTGCGTACCGATATTTTATCGCAGTGGTTTTCAGATCCCGTTATAAATCCTGACGATACATTGGCTGACAGCTATCTACGCTTGTCCCAGCAAAAGGCTAATCGCTTATTGGTGGTGGACGCTTCTACTGCGGTGGAAGCAGAGATCTTTCGGGAATTGTTGCGCCTTTCTCAACTGACCGAAGACAGCATAGGGCTATTGGTGTTGGCTCCGAATGTGGCTGTGGTTCCCAAGTTGGATTGGCAGCCCATTATGCTGGGGTCAGTGAATAACACAGATATGTCGCCAGAGGTAACGTCGGTGAAGTCCCGAAAACCCACTTTGATTATTGTTGCGGCTGCCGTCGTTCTTGCTGTTGTATTGTTCGGCGCGGTTTACGTATTTTCCCCTGACAATAAGCCACCTCAAAGCCAGTCGGTCAAACTTAACTTAGGGGATGATACGCAACCAGTGGGTGGTTTTAACGTTAGCCCGCAACCGGTGGCTAATACGCTTTCTGATGGCAGTGCGCCCAAGCAAGAAGACGCTAAAAATACCACTGCCGCCCCGGTCAGTAACGAGCCATCTGTACCGGAGATGCGCAAGTTTATTATTCATGAGTCGGATACGCCTGCGCCCACCGGCGAGAGCACTGCCGTTAATAGCAGTACTGGCGGCCCAGCGTCGCCCGCCAAAAAGGCCACCACTGAGCCAGTAGCTTCGAAAACCGAACCCACCTCGGCGCAGTCTACCGCCAAGGTAGAAGTAAAGCCGGTTGCCACTAAAGCCGCTGCAGAAAAAGCAGCACCGAAACCCGACGTAAAACCGGTCAGTAGTTGGCCTGATAACGTGCCAGACAGCCATTATGCGCTGCAGCTTATTGCTGGCCAGAATGCCCAGAAAATTGAACAAGCAATGGCGGGGCAAGAAGTCGGTAATTGGTACATGGTAAAAACGCGCCGTAGCGGCAAAGTGTTCTATTTGGTGGTACAAGGCAATTACGCCAGCCTGGCGCAAGCCAATGCGGCCAAGGCCACCTTGCCTAAACGCTTTCGAGACGCCGGTGCCTGGCCAAAACGCTACGACAAAATCAAGGCAGCAATTGCTGCTGGCAAAGGCTAG
- a CDS encoding Dam family site-specific DNA-(adenine-N6)-methyltransferase, whose translation MKKHRAFLKWAGGKYTLVEDIRRHLPQGKVLVEPFVGAGSVFLNSDFEHYVLNDINPDLIALYQHLSTDPERYIRDAREFFGPKTNNKETYYQMRERFNATTDTYQRALLFLYLNRHGYNGLCRYNRKGGFNVPFGSYKAPYFPEDELGHFAEKAKRATFTCQNFVHSMRSAKTDHVVYCDPPYVPLSVTASFTTYASPGFTLDDQALLAKTALESSQRGVSVLISNHDTEHTRWLYRDANLNTVQVKRSISRNGKGRQKVGELLALYHQAEQQEEVVKYPRLVQG comes from the coding sequence ATGAAAAAACACCGAGCCTTTCTCAAATGGGCTGGCGGCAAATACACGCTGGTTGAGGATATTCGCCGTCACCTTCCGCAAGGCAAGGTGTTGGTTGAGCCTTTTGTGGGTGCCGGTTCGGTGTTTTTAAATAGCGATTTTGAACACTATGTGCTCAATGATATCAATCCTGATTTGATTGCCCTTTATCAACATCTGAGCACGGATCCCGAGCGTTATATTCGTGACGCCCGCGAATTTTTTGGTCCAAAAACCAACAATAAAGAAACCTACTATCAGATGCGTGAGCGCTTTAATGCCACCACTGATACCTACCAGCGTGCACTGCTGTTTTTGTACCTTAATCGCCACGGTTACAACGGCCTTTGCCGCTATAACCGCAAAGGCGGCTTTAACGTGCCTTTTGGGTCATATAAAGCGCCGTATTTTCCAGAGGATGAGCTGGGACATTTTGCAGAAAAGGCCAAGCGCGCCACCTTTACCTGCCAAAACTTTGTGCACAGCATGCGTTCGGCAAAAACCGATCACGTTGTTTATTGCGATCCGCCTTATGTGCCACTGTCGGTAACGGCCAGCTTTACCACTTATGCCAGCCCCGGCTTTACCCTGGATGACCAGGCGTTATTGGCGAAAACGGCATTGGAGTCGAGTCAGCGCGGAGTGTCGGTATTGATCTCTAATCACGACACCGAGCATACCCGCTGGCTTTATCGCGATGCCAATCTCAATACGGTGCAGGTCAAACGCAGCATTAGCCGCAATGGCAAGGGGCGTCAGAAGGTAGGGGAGCTGTTGGCGCTGTATCACCAAGCCGAACAGCAAGAAGAAGTGGTGAAGTATCCGCGTTTAGTACAAGGCTAA
- a CDS encoding NAD-dependent succinate-semialdehyde dehydrogenase: MQLRDPELLRVEAYVDGQWLTAEKTFDVTNPADNSLLGQVPMLTGDAIETAITAAQQAFGSWKALTAKARGQKLRRWFELIMDNQQDLAQIMSAEQGKPIAEARGEIAYAASFVEWFAEEAKRAYGDVIPAPNSSQKILVTREPVGVVAAITPWNFPAAMITRKVAPALAAGCTVVARPASATPLTALALAELAHRAEIPPGVLNMVTGSSSVIGKVLTDSNKVRKLSFTGSTEVGAKLMSQCAHDIKKLSLELGGNAPFIVFEDADLDAAVEGAMAAKFRNAGQTCVCTNRFYVHEKVMERFVDKLSQAMRTLNVGAGNESGVTTGPLINQQAVEKVEQHIKDALAKGATLEMGGKRHSRGGNFFEPTLLTGMTHDMLVAKEETFGPVAALFSFSDEDQAIAMANDTPFGLAAYFYSQDLGRVFRVAEALESGMVGINTGLISNEVAPFGGVKSSGLGREGSQYGLEEFMEMKYLCIAGLNR; encoded by the coding sequence ATGCAACTACGTGACCCAGAATTACTGCGCGTTGAAGCTTACGTCGATGGCCAATGGCTAACGGCTGAAAAAACCTTTGATGTCACCAACCCTGCCGACAACAGCTTACTTGGCCAAGTGCCAATGCTAACTGGCGATGCCATCGAAACCGCCATTACCGCCGCCCAGCAAGCCTTCGGCTCCTGGAAGGCGTTAACCGCCAAGGCGCGGGGACAAAAACTCAGGCGCTGGTTTGAGCTGATCATGGATAACCAGCAAGATTTAGCGCAAATCATGAGCGCCGAACAAGGCAAGCCCATAGCCGAAGCCCGTGGCGAAATCGCCTACGCCGCCTCTTTTGTAGAATGGTTTGCCGAAGAAGCCAAACGCGCCTACGGCGATGTGATCCCAGCCCCCAATAGCAGCCAGAAAATTCTGGTTACCCGCGAACCGGTTGGCGTGGTCGCGGCAATTACACCTTGGAACTTTCCCGCTGCCATGATCACCCGCAAGGTAGCGCCGGCCCTGGCGGCTGGTTGCACTGTGGTGGCCCGCCCAGCCTCCGCAACTCCCCTGACTGCCCTGGCTTTAGCAGAACTCGCCCACCGCGCCGAAATTCCACCGGGGGTGCTTAATATGGTTACCGGCAGTTCTTCGGTTATCGGCAAGGTGCTGACCGACAGCAATAAGGTGCGCAAGTTGTCCTTTACCGGCTCTACTGAGGTTGGCGCCAAATTGATGAGCCAATGCGCCCATGACATCAAAAAGCTGTCGCTGGAGTTAGGTGGCAATGCGCCTTTTATCGTGTTTGAAGACGCTGACCTTGATGCGGCGGTGGAAGGCGCCATGGCCGCAAAATTTCGTAACGCCGGGCAAACCTGCGTCTGTACCAACCGCTTTTACGTGCATGAGAAAGTCATGGAGCGCTTTGTCGATAAGCTCAGCCAGGCCATGCGCACCTTAAATGTGGGCGCCGGTAACGAATCGGGCGTAACCACTGGGCCACTTATCAACCAACAGGCTGTCGAGAAAGTCGAGCAACACATCAAGGATGCGTTAGCAAAAGGTGCCACTTTAGAGATGGGCGGTAAGCGCCACAGCCGCGGCGGTAATTTCTTTGAACCCACCCTTCTCACCGGTATGACGCACGACATGCTGGTCGCCAAGGAAGAAACCTTTGGCCCGGTAGCAGCGTTGTTTTCTTTCAGTGACGAAGACCAAGCCATTGCCATGGCCAACGACACGCCCTTTGGCTTGGCTGCTTATTTCTACAGCCAAGACTTGGGCCGGGTGTTTCGCGTTGCCGAGGCGTTGGAGTCGGGCATGGTTGGCATCAATACCGGTTTGATTTCCAACGAAGTGGCGCCCTTTGGCGGAGTTAAGTCGTCAGGGCTAGGCCGGGAAGGTTCTCAATACGGACTGGAAGAGTTTATGGAAATGAAATACCTGTGCATTGCCGGCCTAAATCGATAA
- the rpe gene encoding ribulose-phosphate 3-epimerase → MKEFLIAPSILSADFARLGDDVANVLAAGADVVHFDVMDNHYVPNLTIGPMVCEALRNYGIEAPIDVHLMVKPVDRIIPDFAKAGASIITFHPEASDHLDRSLGLIKDSGCQAGLVFNPATPLHYLDYVMDKLDVILLMSVNPGFGGQSFIPGTLDKLRQVRERINASGRDIRLEIDGGVKVENIADIAAAGADMFVAGSAIFGKPDYKAVIDAMRSEIAKAQA, encoded by the coding sequence ATGAAAGAGTTTTTGATTGCCCCTTCTATTTTGTCTGCCGACTTTGCCCGCCTGGGCGACGACGTTGCTAATGTCTTAGCGGCAGGGGCCGATGTGGTGCATTTCGACGTAATGGACAACCACTACGTGCCTAACCTCACTATTGGGCCTATGGTCTGCGAGGCGTTGCGTAACTATGGCATCGAGGCGCCCATTGATGTGCATCTCATGGTTAAGCCGGTCGATCGCATCATTCCTGACTTTGCCAAGGCCGGTGCCAGCATCATTACGTTTCACCCGGAAGCTTCAGACCACCTTGACCGCTCTTTAGGCCTGATTAAAGACAGCGGCTGCCAAGCCGGTTTAGTGTTTAACCCGGCCACGCCTTTGCATTACCTTGATTACGTTATGGACAAGCTGGACGTGATTTTGCTGATGTCGGTTAACCCCGGCTTTGGTGGCCAGTCCTTTATCCCCGGTACCCTTGATAAGCTGCGACAAGTACGTGAACGCATTAATGCCAGCGGCCGTGATATTCGCCTTGAGATCGACGGTGGCGTTAAAGTGGAGAACATTGCTGATATCGCCGCTGCCGGCGCCGACATGTTTGTCGCCGGTTCTGCCATTTTCGGCAAACCCGATTACAAAGCGGTGATTGATGCCATGCGTAGCGAAATTGCTAAGGCGCAGGCGTGA
- a CDS encoding phosphoglycolate phosphatase produces the protein MITAVAFDLDGTLVHSLPDLAWAANTMRQQLGLAPVTEAKVSQWIGNGITKLVERASAEAGLPSEALALFEAAYEQHLAVDSALLPGAKETLTALKERGFKLALVTNKASRFALPLVQTLGIERCFEHLLYGDSLAAKKPDPLPLQWLCERWDIAPAALMLVGDSKNDIEAAKAAKAMSVGLTGGYNYGEDIGLYYPDLVIDSLAALLELPALQQRYC, from the coding sequence GTGATCACGGCCGTTGCCTTCGACCTTGACGGCACCTTGGTGCATTCATTGCCAGATCTTGCTTGGGCTGCCAATACCATGCGCCAGCAGTTGGGTCTTGCGCCGGTAACTGAAGCCAAGGTCAGCCAATGGATTGGTAATGGCATTACCAAGCTGGTGGAGCGTGCCAGCGCCGAAGCCGGGCTCCCAAGTGAGGCCTTAGCCCTCTTCGAGGCGGCTTACGAGCAGCACCTGGCGGTTGATTCAGCGTTACTTCCCGGCGCGAAAGAGACGCTTACTGCTCTTAAGGAACGCGGCTTTAAACTGGCGCTGGTCACCAATAAAGCCAGCCGTTTTGCACTGCCACTGGTGCAAACGCTGGGCATTGAACGCTGCTTTGAACACCTTTTATATGGTGATAGCCTGGCCGCGAAAAAGCCCGACCCCCTGCCGCTGCAGTGGTTGTGCGAGCGTTGGGATATTGCGCCGGCTGCACTGATGCTGGTTGGCGACTCCAAAAATGATATTGAAGCGGCGAAAGCGGCGAAAGCGATGTCCGTCGGCTTGACGGGCGGTTACAACTACGGGGAAGATATCGGCCTTTACTACCCCGACCTAGTTATTGATTCCCTGGCGGCGCTGTTAGAGCTTCCCGCCCTGCAACAGAGGTATTGTTAG
- the trpS gene encoding tryptophan--tRNA ligase, translated as MSKPIVLSGAQPSGQLTLGNYLGALRQWDQMQSDYDCLYCIVDLHAITVRQDPQKLYQATLDSLALYLACGIDPKRSSVFVQSHVPEHAQLAWVLNCYTQFGELSRMTQFKDKSARFADNINAGLFTYPALMAADILLYQANQIPVGQDQKQHLELSRDVAFRFNNIYGDVFTVPEPFIPKVAARVMSLQDPTKKMSKSDDNQGNFIGLLEDPKVITKKIKRAVTDSDEPPMVRFDAENKAGVSNLLGILSAISGKTIETLEAEFEGRMYGHLKGDVAEAVVSFLEPLQARYKALREDRTTLDAIMRQGAEQASSRAAQTLKKVYEAVGFVPRP; from the coding sequence ATGTCTAAACCCATTGTCTTGAGTGGTGCGCAACCCTCCGGCCAGCTAACCCTTGGCAACTACCTGGGCGCGCTTCGGCAGTGGGACCAGATGCAGTCCGACTACGATTGCCTTTATTGCATTGTCGACTTGCATGCCATTACCGTGCGCCAAGACCCGCAAAAGCTCTACCAAGCCACCCTCGACAGCCTGGCCCTTTATCTGGCTTGTGGTATTGACCCGAAACGTTCAAGCGTTTTTGTGCAATCCCACGTGCCTGAGCACGCCCAGTTGGCCTGGGTACTGAACTGCTACACCCAGTTTGGCGAGCTGTCGCGCATGACCCAGTTCAAGGATAAATCGGCCCGCTTTGCCGACAACATCAATGCTGGCCTCTTTACCTACCCGGCATTGATGGCGGCGGACATCCTGTTGTACCAAGCCAACCAAATTCCGGTGGGCCAGGACCAAAAACAGCATTTGGAACTGTCTCGCGATGTCGCGTTCCGTTTTAACAACATCTACGGCGACGTGTTCACGGTTCCCGAGCCTTTTATTCCGAAAGTGGCGGCGCGGGTGATGAGCCTGCAAGACCCCACCAAGAAGATGTCCAAGTCTGACGACAACCAGGGCAACTTCATTGGCCTGTTGGAAGATCCCAAGGTTATCACCAAAAAAATCAAACGCGCCGTGACCGACTCTGACGAGCCGCCAATGGTACGTTTTGACGCCGAGAATAAGGCCGGCGTATCCAACCTGCTGGGTATTTTGTCTGCCATTAGCGGTAAAACCATTGAAACCCTGGAAGCCGAATTTGAAGGCCGCATGTATGGGCACCTCAAGGGCGATGTTGCCGAAGCAGTCGTCAGCTTTCTTGAGCCTTTGCAGGCCCGTTATAAGGCGCTTAGGGAAGACCGCACCACCCTCGATGCCATCATGCGCCAGGGTGCAGAGCAGGCCAGTAGCCGCGCCGCGCAAACCCTTAAAAAGGTTTACGAGGCGGTGGGGTTTGTACCGCGCCCCTAA
- a CDS encoding TonB-dependent siderophore receptor, translated as MEKPRLTIIAAAVLAVLSYSANTAAAQTTTETTKKTDNQKQNNDKKDDKDVEKITVKGSYTVSSVVDTATGLGLTLRETPQSVSVLTASRIRDQDMESVVDAVQNTVGLSSIAVDNVRNTMQARGFDITNYQIDGVPLSWSLGGDAGETIADVSIYKRIEVVRGSTGLLTGAGDPSASINLVRKHADSTDFTGYVSAGVGSWNKREVTTDLSSGLSQDGSLRGRFVGKYEDGDSFTDYYSNKKSVLYGVVEKDIDPNTLLRVGASYQDNKPKGAVWGGLPGVFSDGSTTNWDRATTTAAKWTRWETTSKNYFANLSHSFNNSWQAVFNYNYLKYTSDTKLLYLYPASDDDESEQDTVEGLDKDTGSGLTSYPYKSHGDSAQNSFDFQLKGQYDLLGREHDAVFGAIYSKQKAKTVSYDTDAYPDVDNFYDWDGNFTEPNWSSQASVEQDMDTVQKGYYAATRLNVTDELKVIAGGRLASWQRTGVSYDEVSDYGDDNVFIPYAGVLYDLTAQHRLYFSYTDIFMPQNAQDRNGDFLDPVTGKTYELGLKSTFFGDMLHTSVAVYRIEQDNLAQDDVEDGVTYYVPGSVNTVAQVGAKGTVSKGFELEVVGRPVAGWDISAGYSQFAAKDASDAEVNTDHPRKQFKLFTTYQFQQWLPSLTIGGGINWQSQTYTADVRQGAYSVVNLMARYEVMKNLDVQLNVNNLLDKTYYNYLDSSDEVRFGDPSNFALDLQYHF; from the coding sequence ATGGAGAAACCTCGCCTTACCATTATCGCCGCCGCTGTGCTGGCGGTGCTTAGCTATTCGGCCAATACTGCAGCGGCACAGACGACGACCGAGACAACCAAAAAGACCGACAACCAAAAGCAAAATAACGATAAAAAAGACGACAAAGACGTTGAGAAAATCACCGTAAAAGGCAGTTACACCGTAAGCAGCGTTGTTGATACTGCCACCGGTCTGGGGCTGACTCTGCGCGAGACACCACAGTCGGTAAGCGTGCTAACCGCCTCGCGCATTCGCGACCAAGACATGGAGTCGGTAGTCGATGCGGTGCAAAACACCGTGGGCTTGTCTTCCATCGCCGTGGATAACGTTCGCAACACCATGCAGGCCCGCGGCTTTGACATCACCAATTATCAAATAGACGGCGTGCCACTGAGCTGGAGCCTGGGCGGCGATGCCGGTGAAACCATTGCTGATGTATCCATTTACAAGCGCATAGAAGTGGTGCGGGGTTCAACCGGCTTACTTACCGGCGCTGGCGACCCTTCGGCCTCCATTAACTTGGTGCGAAAACACGCTGACAGCACCGACTTTACCGGCTATGTCAGTGCCGGTGTTGGCAGCTGGAACAAGCGGGAAGTCACCACCGATTTGTCCTCTGGCCTTAGCCAAGACGGCTCGTTGCGCGGCCGCTTTGTTGGTAAATACGAAGATGGCGATTCCTTTACCGACTATTACTCCAACAAAAAATCGGTGCTCTATGGTGTTGTTGAAAAAGATATCGACCCCAACACCCTGTTAAGAGTGGGCGCCAGTTACCAAGACAACAAGCCCAAAGGTGCGGTTTGGGGCGGCTTGCCTGGCGTCTTTAGTGATGGTTCTACCACCAACTGGGACCGCGCCACCACCACGGCTGCGAAATGGACACGCTGGGAAACCACCAGCAAAAACTACTTTGCCAACCTAAGCCACAGCTTTAATAACAGCTGGCAAGCGGTGTTTAATTACAACTACCTGAAATACACCAGCGACACCAAGCTGCTCTATCTCTACCCCGCCAGTGACGACGATGAGTCAGAGCAAGACACCGTCGAGGGCCTCGATAAAGACACCGGCAGCGGCCTAACCAGCTACCCCTATAAAAGCCATGGCGACAGTGCCCAAAACAGCTTCGACTTCCAACTAAAAGGTCAATATGACCTGCTGGGCCGGGAGCACGACGCGGTGTTTGGCGCCATTTACAGTAAACAAAAAGCCAAAACCGTTAGCTATGACACCGATGCCTACCCCGACGTCGATAACTTCTATGACTGGGACGGCAACTTCACTGAACCGAACTGGTCAAGCCAGGCCAGCGTCGAGCAGGACATGGACACGGTGCAAAAGGGTTACTACGCAGCTACCCGCCTTAATGTTACCGACGAGCTAAAAGTGATTGCCGGTGGCCGCCTGGCCAGTTGGCAGCGCACCGGCGTCAGCTATGACGAGGTCAGCGACTACGGCGACGACAACGTCTTTATCCCTTATGCCGGCGTGCTGTATGACTTGACCGCCCAGCACCGCCTGTACTTTAGCTATACCGACATCTTCATGCCGCAAAACGCCCAAGACCGTAACGGCGACTTCTTAGATCCGGTGACCGGCAAAACCTACGAACTGGGACTAAAGAGCACCTTCTTTGGCGATATGTTGCATACCTCGGTGGCGGTTTATCGCATTGAGCAAGACAACCTGGCGCAAGACGATGTTGAAGACGGCGTGACCTACTACGTGCCAGGCTCGGTAAACACCGTTGCCCAGGTTGGCGCCAAAGGCACCGTCAGTAAAGGCTTTGAACTGGAAGTGGTTGGCCGCCCGGTTGCAGGCTGGGATATTAGCGCCGGTTACTCACAGTTTGCGGCCAAGGATGCCAGCGATGCCGAGGTCAACACCGACCACCCACGTAAACAATTCAAGCTGTTCACCACCTACCAGTTCCAGCAATGGCTGCCGTCATTAACCATCGGCGGTGGTATTAACTGGCAGTCGCAAACCTATACGGCTGACGTGCGCCAAGGCGCTTACAGCGTGGTTAACTTAATGGCCCGCTATGAGGTGATGAAAAACCTCGATGTGCAGCTAAACGTTAATAACCTGCTGGATAAGACCTATTACAACTACCTGGATTCGTCCGATGAGGTGCGCTTTGGCGACCCCAGCAACTTCGCTCTGGATTTGCAGTATCACTTTTAA
- a CDS encoding efflux RND transporter permease subunit — translation MCNNAVLSNGVGAEIQKPLATVIVGGLITATALTLLLLPVLYPWFSKRKLARLQRR, via the coding sequence ATGTGTAATAACGCGGTTCTGTCCAACGGGGTCGGCGCCGAGATCCAAAAGCCGCTCGCCACGGTCATTGTCGGGGGCTTAATCACCGCGACGGCGCTTACGCTACTGCTGTTGCCGGTGCTCTACCCCTGGTTTTCAAAGCGAAAGCTGGCACGGCTACAAAGGCGCTAA
- a CDS encoding anthranilate synthase component II — protein MLLVIDNYDSFTFNLVQYLQVLGQQVHVVRNDAVTLSDIAALKPARMLISPGPCSPNEAGISLAAVDKFKGQLPILGVCLGHQTLAQVLGAKVVTAPQVMHGKTSVITHNSSGVFKGLPQPLTVARYHSLVVDNATLPSGLEVNAWTDDGLIMGLCQPELALHGVQFHPEAILTEAGHALLANFLSL, from the coding sequence ATGCTGCTGGTCATCGACAACTACGATTCATTTACTTTCAACCTGGTGCAGTACTTACAAGTGTTGGGGCAGCAAGTGCATGTGGTGCGTAATGATGCGGTGACCTTGTCCGATATTGCGGCGCTAAAGCCAGCGCGAATGCTGATTTCCCCAGGGCCTTGCAGCCCCAATGAAGCCGGCATTTCCCTGGCCGCCGTAGATAAATTTAAAGGGCAGCTGCCAATTTTAGGGGTCTGTTTAGGGCATCAAACCCTGGCACAGGTGCTGGGGGCCAAGGTGGTTACAGCGCCCCAGGTAATGCACGGTAAAACCTCGGTTATCACCCATAACAGCAGCGGCGTTTTTAAGGGGCTTCCCCAACCGCTGACGGTCGCCCGTTACCATTCTTTGGTGGTCGATAACGCCACGCTGCCTAGCGGGCTTGAGGTCAATGCCTGGACCGACGACGGCCTTATTATGGGGCTTTGCCAACCCGAGCTTGCCCTTCACGGCGTGCAGTTTCATCCCGAAGCCATTCTGACCGAAGCTGGCCACGCTTTACTGGCCAATTTTCTCAGCCTCTAA